A genomic stretch from Dehalococcoidia bacterium includes:
- a CDS encoding ABC transporter ATP-binding protein has product MPPLLEATDLTKRYGSTLALDSVNFTVESGITGLLGPNGAGKSTAMKLFLGLLIPTSGSATVMGEKPYENVMARTHLGYMPEHECLPLPLTATEFLAHMAQISGLPTGAARSRTADILRHVGLDEERYRSMGEYSTGMKQRVKLAQALVHDPEMVFLDEPTAGLDPVGREEMLALIRRTGKEFGISIMLSTHLMGDVETTCDRIIVLEGGEVTAAGDVSGFTAESETVYIDVYDDVQSLIATLSARGLEASVDGVSVAVEGVGDSEYDQIRDALVEAGSRLRRLGPRRRRLSDIFRDGSE; this is encoded by the coding sequence GAAGCCACTGACCTCACCAAGCGCTACGGTTCAACACTTGCCCTCGACAGTGTGAACTTCACCGTTGAAAGTGGCATCACTGGGCTTCTTGGTCCGAACGGAGCGGGCAAGAGTACGGCCATGAAGCTATTCCTCGGCCTGCTTATCCCGACGTCGGGTTCTGCAACCGTCATGGGGGAGAAGCCTTACGAGAATGTAATGGCGCGTACCCACCTTGGATACATGCCAGAGCATGAATGTCTTCCATTGCCGCTGACAGCCACCGAGTTCCTGGCACATATGGCGCAGATCAGTGGACTCCCGACTGGTGCCGCGCGCAGCCGGACTGCAGACATCCTCAGACACGTTGGTCTCGACGAAGAGCGGTACCGTTCCATGGGGGAATACTCCACTGGCATGAAGCAGAGAGTTAAGCTCGCGCAGGCTCTTGTACATGATCCCGAGATGGTCTTTCTGGATGAACCAACGGCTGGACTGGACCCCGTGGGACGTGAGGAGATGCTGGCGCTGATCCGGCGGACTGGCAAGGAATTCGGAATCAGCATCATGCTCTCCACTCACCTCATGGGAGATGTCGAGACAACGTGCGACCGCATCATCGTGCTGGAGGGCGGGGAAGTCACTGCGGCTGGCGATGTCTCTGGATTCACCGCAGAGTCAGAGACTGTCTACATTGACGTTTACGACGATGTGCAATCGCTTATTGCAACGCTGTCGGCACGTGGACTGGAAGCGTCTGTGGACGGTGTCTCCGTTGCTGTGGAGGGCGTGGGTGATTCCGAATACGATCAGATCAGGGATGCCCTTGTAGAAGCAGGATCGAGGCTCAGGAGACTGGGTCCGCGCCGCCGCCGTCTGTCCGACATATTCAGAGATGGGTCGGAATGA